A genomic stretch from Terriglobus sp. RCC_193 includes:
- the ribA gene encoding GTP cyclohydrolase II, with amino-acid sequence MQYSRVEKVAEAELPTRWGSFRILGFEGHLAPDATPGPMGKTVDEAVVLIYGDVSTGSPIVRVHSQCLTGDVFHSLRCDCRQQLELALDTITAHGSGILLYEAQEGRGIGLMAKLRAYELQDAGRDTIQANVELGYRADHRDFTLPAEILNQLGIRSIRLITNNPEKVQAMESHGIHVAERISAEVAAELTSQKYLEVKRDKMGHLIGSLL; translated from the coding sequence ATGCAGTACAGCCGGGTTGAAAAAGTCGCAGAAGCCGAACTTCCCACACGCTGGGGAAGCTTTCGCATCCTTGGCTTTGAGGGGCATCTTGCTCCCGATGCAACGCCGGGGCCCATGGGCAAAACCGTGGATGAAGCCGTGGTGCTGATCTATGGGGATGTGAGTACGGGATCGCCGATTGTGCGGGTGCATTCGCAATGCCTGACAGGCGATGTCTTCCATTCGCTGCGCTGCGATTGCCGCCAGCAGTTGGAACTGGCGCTGGATACCATTACGGCGCATGGTTCGGGCATCCTGCTGTATGAGGCGCAGGAAGGCCGCGGCATTGGCCTGATGGCGAAGCTGCGCGCGTACGAACTGCAGGACGCCGGGCGCGATACGATTCAGGCAAACGTGGAACTGGGGTACCGCGCCGATCATCGCGACTTCACGTTGCCCGCCGAGATTCTGAATCAGCTTGGCATCCGTTCCATTCGGTTGATTACGAATAATCCCGAGAAGGTACAGGCGATGGAAAGCCACGGCATCCACGTGGCCGAGCGCATCAGCGCTGAAGTTGCCGCAGAGCTTACCAGCCAGAAATACCTGGAAGTGAAGCGGGACAAGATGGGTCACCTGATCGGCTCTCTGCTGTAA